A genome region from Corynebacterium uberis includes the following:
- a CDS encoding ubiquitin-like protein Pup: MADSLHTQVHHGGRDDDSEHDDVAAAGQVQINTQGTDALLDEIDGLLEDNAEEFVNSYVQKGGE, from the coding sequence ATGGCCGATTCACTGCATACCCAGGTCCACCACGGCGGACGTGACGATGATTCCGAACACGATGACGTTGCCGCCGCAGGGCAGGTGCAGATCAATACCCAGGGAACCGATGCGCTCCTCGACGAGATCGATGGCCTCCTGGAAGACAATGCTGAAGAGTTTGTGAACTCCTACGTGCAAAAGGGCGGAGAATAG